The sequence CTCGCTCAGCGCACCATCTTCTTTCTTCTTTTCTTCTTCTTGTTTTTATTATGCCGGAGTGGTGAAATTGGTAGACGCGCCAGACTCAAAATCTGGTAGGGGCAACCCTGTGTCGGTTCGAGTCCGACCTTCGGCACCATCTCTTTTGTTTTTTGAAACTATTTCAACCTTCTTTTTGACGATTTTACCGGCTTGATCTGCTTATCTAGGGATCTTCACCATGTATCCAACTCTGCGGATGTTGATGATAAAATCCTCTTTAAGATTGTTTTTGAGTCGATTGATCTCTGCTCTAATGGTCGCTACATCCACTTCGACATCGCTCCAAACATCTTCCATGAACATCTCATAGCTACAGACAACCCCACGATTATGAGCAAGGAATTCGATGATTTGTGACTGTCGCTTGGAGAGAACTTGGGGTTCGTTATTAAAATAGAGCGTTTGATTCTCGCAATTAAATCCATACGAAGCGGAGAGTCTTTTATGCTTGCGCTGAACTTGTATGGCTTGAGAGATGCGGTCGATTCGCAAGCTTAGCTCTTTGAGGTGGAAAGGTTTTTTTAGATAGTCAAAGCACCCTAGCTCAAAGGCGCGCGAGATATCCTCAATGTCAATCAATGTCGAGATGAAAATCACAGGAATCATCTTTTTCTGTTCATGCAGGGTCGCTAGAATGGTGAGTCCATCAATGTTGGGTACATTGATATCAAAGACGAGCAGATCAAACGCCTCTCGCTCTAGAATCTTTAAGCAGACATCGCCATCTCTCACAGAGCTAATCGAGTGTCCCGCAGAGCTTAAGTATTGAGTGATCGCCTCATTAAGCAAAATATCATCTTCAAGCAACAAAATCTTCATTGTGCCGCCAAACTAAATTGATAGCTAAATGTGGTTATCTGTTCACTAGAGTTGAGCATCGCTTCCACTCCCTCCTCTTGGCAGATTTTTTTCACTAGATTGAGTCCCAAGCCAAAGCCATCCTGCACCTCCTCCTCCCGATAGTATTCCTCAAAAACCCTCTCTGGCTCTTGAATCTTTCGAGAATGAGAGGTGATGGAGAGGCAAGCCTTGTCTTTGATACGAGAGATAGAGATGAAGATGGGTTCATTCTCAAAGGTGTATTTGATGGCGTTGGTGAGGTTATTATCAACGATTCGTTGAAGTTTGGTTTCGTTGAAAAAGAGGATGAGGGGTTCGTCGGGAATCTGAAAATGAAAGCGTGATTTAGCTTTGCTTGCGACTTGGGCAAAGAAATCGACTCGGGTGCGCACATATTCGGCTAGGTTGATTCTTCGTTTGAGATAGACCATTTGATTTCTTCGCACAAGGTAGCTGAGGTCATCATAGAGAGAGAAGATGCTTTTGGCCGCTACTTCGATATTTTCGAGATAGACACTCTTGCCAAGCTCCATCTCGTGCAGTTCGATATTGGCCATGATGACACTAAGGGGCATATTCATCTCATGCACCGTGTAGTGCAGAAATTGTTTGTGCGAGGCGAGGAGATTTTTGGAGTAGTTCATCTGCTCCTCTAGCTTTTTTGATTGAATATCGTAGTCTCTAGCGCTTTGTTGAATGAGGTGGGTGAGAGATTCGATCGTCTGCGCGTAGGAAGCCTCTTCGGAGCGCCTTTTGATTTGGAGATTCTTCACGCAAAGTGCCGAATCTTCCTCTTCGCACTCACTCAAGGCGACTGCGGTGAGGGTCTGATTGAGGAGTTTATTGCGACCTTGGCTATGAAAAAACTCCGAGTAGGTGAAGAATCCTGCGGTTGGAGCGAGCCTTGCAAAGGGTTCCACTTCAAAGCGAATGAGGTCGGGCATATAGCGCCGTCTTGCCATACAGGAGTAGAGGAAGAAGGTTTGGGCTTGGATTTGATGGAGCTTTTTCATCGCCTTGATAGGATCACGAAAGAGCGATTTGGCATCGCCAAAGCCGATTTTGACCTTGTCTCCCTCGCTTAGATTCCCTGCAAAGCTAAGCGTTCCATCGGAGTGTCTGGCGATGACCGCTCTGGCGGTTTTGACACCATTTTTCTTCACGATGAGTGGAAATTCTATCGGGGAGACATGGCTTCCTAGATACTTCTCGTAGAATTTCACGGGTTTCATTCCATCGATCTTGTAGATGCGATTGCCCTTGGCCTCCTGAATGGTGTGCTCCACTCCGATGCTTTTCCAATCAAACTTATAATCAGTGGCGACCTTGAGTCGATCGGAGTTGAGCGAGACTCCCACGGCACCCTTATCAAAGATGTGGTTTTGGGAGGAGATGAAGGTTTGTTTGAGCTTGCCATTATCGCCTGCCATGCCTCCACACAGAGGAATTGTGCAGTCAAAAGATTCGATTCCTTGGAGAAGATTTTCGGCATTGGTATGGGTGCCATCTGAGAAGAGAATCAGTAGTTTTGTGCGAGAGGTGATGAGATCTCTGGCTAGCTTGAGTCCTCCTTGAAAGGAATCTTCTTCTTGGACAAAGGCGGTCTTGAGGGTGGTGTGGTCAAAAACAGTGATAGAGATGGAACTTTGGAGAGTGGTCACACGCTCTTCGCAAATCTCGCCGTCCGTCGTAGTGCCGATGCAGATGGCCTGGGGGAGGTGGCGCAAGAGGGTCTTGGTGAGATAGGAGAGTACGCTCCCATCTTGTCCGCAAAAGAGTTGAATGAGGAGGTTTGGCTTCTCTTTGAATAGAGAAAAGTCGATGAGTTCATCTATCTGACCATGATGGTAGAGGTAGTTGTAAGTTTTCATCGGACTCTCTTGCGTGATTTTTTAACGAAGGTTTTTTTGATTTTAGCATGAAGCTATTCAAAAAAGCAGCTTTGTCTTTTAAAAATGATTATAGACCATTGGTTTATATAAATAAAAGCTTTTTTTGGAACAATAGACCGATGGTTTATAAAAACTGATTTTGACTTCGAGGTCGTTTAAATGATTTCTTTTGGCTTAAAAAAAGAGAGATGGCTCCCCTTTGTTATAGCGCTAATTTTAGCTGGATGTGGAGATTCGGAAGAATCAGATAAGAGTTCACAGGCTTTACCTAAGGTGAGTTACTCGCTCGCGAAACCTTGGTCTTTTCCTCTAGAGGAGGATCTTCCAGGAAGAGTGGTGCCTTGGCGTGTGGCGGAGGTTCGGGCTCGAGTGGAGGGGATTGTGCTCAAGAGGCATTTTGAAGAGGGGGCAGAGATTAAAGAGGGACAAAAACTTTTCACCATTGATCCTGCACCCTTCAAGCTTGCACTTCTTAGGGCAGAGGGAAATCTAGCTCAGGCCGAGGCCTCCCTCCAAGAGACCCAAAGTCTTTTTCGCAGAAATGAAACGCTTATTCAAAGCGGAGCGATCAGTCAGCAGGAGTATGAGGCGACTCTGGCAGGCTTCAAGACGGCTCAAGCCAATTGGTTGGTCGCCAAAGCAAGCGTAGAGACGGAAAAGCTGAATCTCGAATATGCCGAAGTGAAAGCACCTCTTTCGGGCAGAATCGGGAAGGCGCTGGTGAGTGAAGGTGCTTTTGTGGGACGAAGCGAAGCGACTCCTTTGGCAATCATTCGTCAAATCGACACAGTTTATGTTGATTTCACCCAGCCTATCGCCTCATGGGTTCGCTTCCAAGAATCGATCAAAGAGGAGCTCCAAAAGACCAAGATTACTCTCGTGGCCGAGGGTTCAAATCACCCAATGGAAGGAGAGTGGGGTTTTGCCGAATCGGCAGTCAGTCAGGAGAATGATCGAATCTCTCTTCGGGCAAAGTTTGCCAACCCGGAGCATCGACTGCTTCCAGGCATGTATGTGAGGGTCAGGTTGCAAAATCAGCAGAACAAAGAGACGCTAGCTCTTCCCCAAAAGTCAATTGTTCGCCATGTCGATGGAAGTGCTTCGGTTTGGGTGATTGATTCGGATAATGCCGTGAGGGCGCGTTTAGTGAAAACGGGGAAAATGCAGAATGGATTGTGGCAGATTCTTGAGGGTCTCCAAGAGGGGGAGAGGGTAGTGAGCGTGGGCGAGGGCAAGATCAGCGAGGGAATGCAGGTCTCTCCTGTGGAGTCGATGATGATGACGCCACGTCCTTGAGGAGCCCTGAATGTCAAAGTTTTTTATCTATAGGCCCAATTTTGCTTGGGTGATTGCGATTTTCATCTCTCTAGCGGGAATATTGTCGATTCCTAAACTACCAATCGCTCAATTTCCTGTGGTGGCTCCCCCTCAAATTAGCATCAGTGCAAGTTATCCAGGGGCTTCTGCGAAGATGGTTGCTGAGACGATTACAAGTATTATCGAAGAGGAGATCAATGGGGTTAAAAATCTTCTCTATTACGAATCATCTAGCAGCTCTGATGGCTCTTCGGAGGTGACGGTGACTTTTAAATCAGGGACAGATTCCGATTTGGCTCAGGTTGATATTCAAAACCGCCTCAAAAAAGCAGAAGCCAGATTGCCGCAAGTGGTCATCAATCAGGGTGTTCAGGTAGAGCAGGCTAATGCCGACTTTCTCATGATGTACGCCCTCAACTACAAAGAGGGGGCTTCAGGCGATTTGGTCACCTTGAGTGACTACGCGGTGAGGAATATCAACAATGAAATTCGCCGTCTTCCTGGAGTGGGTCGCGTCCAGTTCTTTAGCTCTGAGGCGGCTATGAGGGTTTGGATTGACCCCATCAAACTGTTGGGCTATGGACTCTCCGTCTCGGATGTGACTCAGGCTATAAAAGCCCAAAACCTTCAGGTATCAGCAGGTGCTCTAGGGAGGAATCCCACAGATGGGGTGCAGGAGATAGAGGCGATGCTAAATGTCAGGGGCAACCTAGAAAATACAGAGGAGTTCGAAAAAATTATACTCAAGGCCAATTTGGATGGCTCAACTGTCTCACTCTCTGACGTGGCGCGCCTTGAAATAGGCAATTTGGATTACGGTTTTTCCACCAGCCTGAATGGAAAAGAAGCGATTGCTGCGGCAATTCAGCTCGCTCCTGGGGCTAATGCCATCAAAACCGCTGGATTGGTCAAGGAGAAAATGGCGCAACTCTCAGCAGGGTTTCCTGAGGGGATTGAATACTCGATTCCTTATGATACTTCGCGCTTTGTAGAGATTGCTATCCAAAAGGTTATACAGACACTTTTAGAGGCAATCGTGTTGGTCTTTTTCGTGATTTTGCTTTTTTTGCAGAATCTTCGTTACACCCTCATTCCTTCCATTGTTGTCCCTGTCTGTCTTTTGGGTACATTGGCGGTGATGAATGCTCTAGGCTTCTCTGTCAATATGATGACAATGTTTGGCATGGTTTTGGCCATTGGAATCTTGGTGGATGATGCGATTGTAGTGGTGGAGAATGTCGAGCGTATCATGAGGGAAGAGAGAATCTCACCCAAAGAGGCAACCCTCAAAGCAATGAAACAGGTCTCAGGGGCGATCGTGGGGATCACTTCTGTACTAACGGCAGTTTTTCTCCCCTTGGGTTTTATGGAGGGCTCAGTGGGGGTCATTTATCGTCAATTCTCGCTTTCGCTAGCGGTTTCGATTCTCTTTTCTGGATTTCTTGCACTCACGCTCACGCCAGCTTTGTGCGCAACGATTCTTAAGCCAATCAAGAGCGAAGGGGAAGAAGAGGGGAAAAAAGGGAAGTTTTTTGCTGGATTTAACAAGTTGTTTGCGGCTATCGGAGAGAGATATGCAGGCCTCAATAAGAAGAATCTCAAGCGTCCTAGTAGAATTATGCTCCTTTATGTAGGGCTGATTGGAGTTTTGGCGGCACTCTATATTCCTTTGCCTCAAAGCTTTGTTCCTGATGAGGATCAAGGGTATTTTCTGGTGGATATTCAGTTGCCCGCAGGAGCAACCACCCCCAGGACGATGAACGCCACGGATGATGTGGAGGCGTATGCTTTGGGGCGCAGCTCCATGCAGGATGTGATTATCGTGAGGGGCTTTAGCTTTTCTGGGGTGGGATCTAATGCGGCGGTGGCATTTCCTGTTTTGAAGGATTGGTCGGAGCGGAATGGGATGGAATCGGTCGAAAATGAGGTGATGGCTTTTGGGGCCAAGTTTGCAGGCTATGAAGAAGCCAATATCATGGCGATCAATCCTCCACCCATTGAAGGACTGGGTACGTCAGGTGGGTTTTCGTTGCGTCTTCAAGATCGAGGAGGGATTGGAATGGAGGCATTGCTTCAGGCGACAAATGACCTTTTGGCTAAACTCTCCACCTCCCCTCAAATTGCCTATGCCTATATGGAAGGACTTGGCGATGCCCCTAGGCTGAGTTTGGAAATCGACAGGATTAAGGCGGAGAGTTTAGGGCTTAGCTTTGAAGTGATAGGAGATACGCTCTCCTCTGTCTTTGGTTCGTCGATTCTAAATGACTTCCCCTATCAAGGGCGTATGCAGCGAGTCGTGGTTCAGGCGGACGCCCCCTTTCGTATGACCCCTTGGGCGCTAGAAGATCTCTATCTTGTGAGTCGCATGGGGGAGCAGGTGGCGCTTTCAAGCGTGGTGCACTCCAGATGGGATCGAGCGCCCATTCAGATCGTGCGTTACAACGGTTACCCTAGCGTTCGCATCACTGGTGATGCGTCGCCTCTTCACAGTACGGGAGCCGTGATGGCGCTCGTTGAGGAGATCATCAAAGAGCTCCCCAAGGGGATTGGTTATGAGTGGACGGGACTCTCTTTGCAAGAGAGAGAATCGGGGGCACAAGCACCTAGACTTTTTGCACTCTCGATTCTGGTGGTTTTTTTGATTTTGGTGGTACTCTATGAGAGCTGGTTATTGCCTTTTTCGGTGATGCTGATTGTTCCTGTTGGAGCTTTTGGAGCGGTCTTGGCGGCTTGGATAGGCGGGATGAGCAACGATGTCTACTTTAAGGTGGGCTTGGTGACGATCATCGGCTTGGCGGCTAAAAATGCGATTTTGATTGTGGAGTTTGCCAAAGAGATCAGAGCCGAGGGTCATAGCGTTGTCGAATCGGCACTGAAGGCGGCTTCTCTTAGGTTTCGCCCTATCGTGATGACCTCTATGGCCTTTATTTTAGGAGTTTTACCTTTGGTGTTAGCCCAAGGTGCGGGAGCCGCCAGTCAAAAGTCCATTGGGACGGGGGTGATGGGAGGGATGCTCTCCGCGACGCTTCTTGGAGTGCTTTTGGTGCCAATTTTTTATGTCTGGGTCTTTTCTTTAGCGGAACCTAGAGCAAAGAATCAAGGGGGAGAAAAAGGCCATGAGTAGCCGAACCATTGCTATAGCTCTCATGGGAATCGTAGGGATATCGGGGTGCTCTTTGGCCCCCAAGTATGAGCATCCCAGCGTGGTCATGCCTAGTTCGTGGGAGGGGGGAGCGCACCCTAAAGAGAGTGTTTTTGCAGGAGGGAAGCTCTCTTGGGATGAGTTTGTTTTGTCAAAAAATCTCAAAAAAAGTATTCAGATTGCACTAGAAAACAACAAAGACCTAAAGCAGGCACTCATCAATCTGGAGGCAACGCAACGACTCTATGGCATTCAGCGAGCGGATCGATTCCTTCAGCTGGAGGCTCAAGCAGGGGGAAGTCGTCAAAGAATCCCCGCCGATCTCTCGCAGAGCGGAGAGGCAATAATTCAGCATAGCTATAGCGTAGGGCTTGGAGTGAGTGCTTTTGAGCTTGATCTTTTTGGGCGAGTGAAAAGTCTATCAGAAGCCGCTCTTGAAGAGTACCTAGCGACCAAGTATGCCTCTTATGCAGTACGCATTGCCTTGGTGGGAGAGGTGATGCGTGTTTGGATTGAGCGACAAAGAGCGCACGAGAGGGTGAAGATTCTCCTTGGGATGGTGGATTCTCACAAGAAAAGTCAAAGCCTCATCAAAGAGCGCTATGAGAAGGGAGCGAGTGGTGCGATGGAGTATCAGGAGGCGGTGAATTTGGCCATCAAAGCACAGATGGATAGATATAAAGCCCAAGCAGAGCTTCAGCAAGCAGAAAATGCCCTTGTTGCTCTCTTGGGTCTTAAGAGTGCTTTGGAGCTGCCAGCGATGGAAGAAGAAGAGGCAATTTTGCATGGCGAAATCACCCCCTATCTCCCTTCAGAGCTTTTGCAACGACGACCTGATATTGGAGCAGCAGAGCATAGACTCAAGTCCAAATACGCTAATATCGGAGCAGCAAGGGCAGCCTTCTTCCCGAGAATCATCCTCACGGCCAACGGGGGAAGCTCCAGCGAATTGCTATCCAAGCTCTTTGATGGGGGATCGGGGGCGTGGAGTTTCGCTCCTCAGATCACCTTACCGATTTTTGATGCCGGGAAGAATCAAAACTCCTTGGAGCTCGCCAAACTCAGACGCGATGAGGCACTAGTCGAATATGAGAGAAGTATTGAGATTGCCTTTAAGGAGGTGAAGGATGCGTTGTCTTTGAGCGCTTCTCTCCACCGGATTGAAAAGGCCTCCAAGGAATCGATGCAAAACGAAGAGAAAAGGCTGAAACTTAGTGCATCACGCTATTCTGCGGGGATGGATAGTCATGTGCACTACTTAGAGGCCGAGCGTCGATGGTTGTCAGAGCGACTGGCTTGGGTGGAGGCAAAAAGCGCCGATGAGGTTGCCATGGCGACACTATTTAAAGTTTTGGGAGGCGGATGGAATCCCGAGGAGATTCTTGGCGAGGACGAAGGATTGGGTGCAAACAAGGAGGAGTGATGCCAGCGGTAGTGGATAGAGAGGAGAAGGCTAGAGAGATATGCCAGAGGGCTTATGAAGTGTTCACGACAGAGGGAATAGAGAAATTTTCTCTCAATCAATTTATTGCCTTGCTGGGAATCTCTAAGGGGCAGTTTTATCACTATTTTAAAACCAAAGAGGAGCTCATCTTTGCCGCTATATCGGAAAAATCGGAGTGGTTTGTCAAGGAGATCAAAGAGAATCTAAAGGGCGCCAAGACGCTTATAGAAAAGCTTCGAATCCTCTTTGTTTTTTATGTGGGAGAGGAGGAGGAGATGGTGCGTTTTAGAAGAATCCTCTTTGACACTTTTCATCTCTATATCTACTCCAAGGACTTAAAAGCTAGAGAGTTTAACGCTGAGACCTATGAGTGGATGGATCGAGAGCTCGAAGCGATCCTTAAAGAGGAGATCGCCCGCGGCCATCTGCGAGAAGAGGTTTTGGAGTGGGTGGAGATCATCCCCTCTAGTGTGGATGGAATCTATTTGCGCTCTATCATGACGGATGGATATGATCTCAAGAAAGCCTTGGAAGATCTTTTTATAAAAATTGAGAAAATCTTTGGAGTGGAAGGCGAGAGGGGGAGGGGGTTGGATGTGAGATGATTCTTTTTGCTCGATGAAAAGAATCCACTGCTTTGAAAATCCAACCCATGCCAAGCTCCCTCAAGAATAAAAACGAATTGCATTATATATCCAAAAGAGCCTCTCATCCCGCTATCCCATCCGCACGGGGATGTCTTAGGTGGTTTTTGAAGCGATAGTAGTAGAGAATGAAGCTTAGGGCAAAGAGTAGTGCGCTGAGGCCATACCCCCAGCCCTCGATCCAAGTCCCTGAGGCGAATCGAATCAGCACAGAAAAAAGTAGGCTCCATATCGAGAATCCGATGAGCCAATCAAAGACGATTCTTCGTCCTGTATGGACAAAGCCCACGACGAGCATCACCATAAGAAATGATCCTCCCCAAGCTCCCACGGTGAGCAGGTGTCTTGCTTGGCTTAAATAGGGGAGCTCAAAGAGGTAGCTCACTCCTAAAAGCGCGTACCCTCCTGCCATCGTGCCAAAAATAGCGGTGAAAAAGAGAACATAGGGGAGCCAAAAGATTCGCTCAAATCGCAAATGAAAGTCATTAATGATAGCAAGAATCGCTGCACTACTAGCTAGGGCCAGCCAGCCTGATGTGCTCGTCTCTCCCCAAAACTCAACCGCACTAAAAAGAAGCACACTAAAAATAGCGAGGTTGTATCGATAAGGTCTTGCAACAAAGAGATCCTCTCTCTTTTGATCCTCCATGAGTTCATTGATCGCCTCTGTCTGGACGCGTCTAAGAGCCAAAAGAATAAGCACCATGAAGCCTCCAAGGGCTAGATAGAGCCAAGAGAGAGGGGGTGTCTCTATCCATCCAAGGATTGAGGCAAAAAAGGCTCCTTGGAGAAGAGTGAGCCAAAGAATCGTGTACGCAAGAGAGGCGTGGCGTTGGAGTGGATCGAGCACAACAGGCTTAAATGCCCAAAGCAAAAGCGCCAAGGAGAAGGCAAGATTGAGCAGCATAGCAGGGTAGATTCCTATCAAACCCATTGTCCAAAATGTGATTCTCCCTAGAAGATAGAGCGCGACGAGCCATTGGAGTTTTCGACCGACTATGGGGATAACCCCCGGAAAGAGTTCGGGCAGGCCTGTGAGTAAAAAGGCAGCGATTCCTGCAAAACCCACGCCATAAAGAAGCTCATAAATATGCCACAAGAGAGGATCGCCAAAGGGAATCATGGGGATGATTCCGCTAAAGCCAAGCCCCCAAAGAAGGGTGATGAGGGCTATATACCAAGGCAATAAGAGGAAAAAAGGTCGAAATCCATAAGCCCAAACAGGAGAGAGTGATTCTTGAGTGGGGTAATATTGATAGTGTTTAGCAGCGGTGGACATCAGCGTAACTCCCATGTAAAAGTTTGAACGACAAGGGGATGGGCAAGGAGTCTAGCGCTCTCCTCCAAGAGATAAGACTCGTTTCGCTCCAAGGCAGGGGTGGAGAGCTCAAAGGTGTGGATAATCTCTCCAGGGTCGGCTTTGAGAAGCAGGATTTTGTCGCTAAGAGCGATCGCCTCTCTGGGGTCGTGAGTGATGAGAAAAAGAGTGGCTCTGTTCTCTTGAAGATATTCCAATAGCAGGGTCGAGAGCTCTTTTTTGATGCCTATATCTAAAGCACTAAAAGGCTCATCCAAAAAAAGAAGCGTGGGATTTCCCACGAGCGCTCTAGCTAGAGAGACGCGCTGGCGCATTCCTCCGCTTAGGTCTTTGGGGAATTTCTCAAAGTCGCACTCTTTGAGTCCAAAGCGTGAAGCGATCTCTTTAGAGCGATGGATGGCCTCTTTGAGGGGAGTTTTTTGATGAAGTAGTCCTAGGGCGATGTTGTCGATCGTATTTTTCCAAGGGAGCAGTCGCGGCTCTTGAAAGGCGATCGTGGACGAAGCAAAAGAGCACTCAATGCTCCCCTCTTGAATATCCAAAAGTCCCGCGCATAATTTCAAAAGAGTGCTTTTTCCACCTCCGCTTGGGCCGATGATGGAGAGGGTGTCGCCTCGATGAAGATCTAGGTGGATATTTCGAAGAATCTCTGCATAGCCAAAGCGATGATAGAGTCCTTGGACGCTTAATTTCTCCATGATTGCACCTCTCTTTTGATGGGCTCTAGGATGAGATATTCAATAATGAGCAAAGTGCCGACCATCATGCAGACGAGCGCTAAAGCGGTGATAGTCTCTAGATGGCTTCTAGCGATGGCCAATTCGGCTCCGATTCCATCGCTCGAGGAGAGAAGTTCCGCCATGATGACGATCTTCCAACTCATTCCAAGGGCGGCAATATAGGAGGGAAAAAGATAGGAAAAGAGATGGGGGATATAGAGGTGGAAGAGCTTTTGTATCCACGAGAGAGAGAAGGCATCGCACATCTCTTGTGACTCTCCCTCAATAGCGCGACTTCCTTCGAGGGCGCCCACAAAGACGATAGGAAACGAGGCGATAATGATCGTAAAAAGCACCGTTCCCTCGCCCAGTCCAAACCAAATCATCGCCAAAACAATCCAAGCGATTGGAGGAATTCCAACCAAAATCGTGACGATAGGACGCGCTAAAAGACTCGCTGTTTTGAAGAGCCCTGCTAAGAATCCAAGCAGAGAACCTAAGGCTAGAGAGATCAAAAGTCCTTTTAAGGCTCGATGGAGCGTAAGAGAGAGGTGCTCTTGGATTCTTGGATCACCAAGAAGAAGCGTGAGCTTTTCAAAAGTCTCTAAAGGGGAGGGGAGGATGAGGGAGCCATAGAGCTGATGAGCCACATTCCATAGGGCGACAAAAAGAAGAATCGAAGCCACCGATCCCCATCCACTCCATAATGTCCATGGAAGCTCTTTTAAAATTTTGACTGTTGTTTTCACCAAGAGACCTTTTAGAGAAGAAATAGAGCCTGAGAGAGTACCACCAAGAGGAGCATCATCCCAAGGAGAAATCGATGAAAGGCGCTTTTAAAACCCGCATAAGAACGAGTCAAAGGGGGCACAAAAAAAGGAGCGAGATAGAAGAGCACGACAAGGAGAAGCCCCAAAAATGCCTTGAAGTGCAAAAGCCAAGCCGAAGAATCAAAGTAGAGATAATAGAGACAGAGTCCGCTAATAAGCAAGAGAGCGTTGTTGAAGTTGCCAAAACGCCGAGAGTGAATCGCCAAAAGAGATTCGACTTCGCCAAATTTCTCTGTGCCTAGAGAGGGCTTGATTCTAGGCACAATGAGAGTCCGAAAATAGACGCAACCGATAAAAAAGATCGCGGTGATTAGGTGTAGAGTTTTGAGAAAAATTAGCATCAAAAATCCTTAGATTGATAAAAGGAGTCATCGGGGCGCTTCGAGCCAATGAGCCGTGCATCAAACTCCTCCAAGATGGCAAAAAATCTCTCTAGAGATTCGCGCGCTTCATGGATGGGGGTTGAGCGAAAGCGAATGTGAGGAATCGAATCGCTAATGGCTTGAGGAGTGAAAAAAGTGATTTTTTGGGCGATAAGCTCTCCCGCCTCTTTGGGGTGAGATTGATACCACTCTAGTGCCTTTTCATACTCCTCCATCACTCGTTTTTTGAGGTGGGGCGAGAGACTCTTTTTGGCGGCGATACCTGCTTGGGGAATGAGGGGCTCACCGTGGAAGAGCCGACCCCACTCCTCCTGAAGATTGATGGCGCGATAGAGCTCAGGCGCAACAAGCTTGAGCGGAAAGCTCCCCGTTTTTCGCATGGCCATAGAGGTGGCAGGCTCGGCGAGTAAGACATGATCACCCCTCCGTAAAAGGAGCATCTGGAGGGCGTCTGGAGGGGAAGAGACATAGCGAAGCTTTACGTCCTTTTGCGGGTTTAGACCTGCTTTTTGGAGGAGGGCTTGAAGAATAATATCGGGCATATCCGCCCTAAAAGGCACAAGAATCTCTTTTCCTTTGAGATCCTCAAGGTGGCGGATAGAGGGGTCGCGGCTCACGATCTCTAAGATTCCCCATACAGAGACATTCAGCAGTTCGATCTCTTGATTCTTGTGATGAAGAATCGCCGCCACATTGGTCGGTAGGGCAATAAAATCAATCTCTTTTTGAAGAACCAAGGCGCGCAACTCATCGGGATTGTTCCAAAGGCGAAACTCCACCTTGGAGGCAACGTCCTCCAAGACCCCCTCCTCGATCATCTTCAAAAAGGGATGCGAGACGCTCGCCACGGGGCCTGAGAGGATAAGCTTCTCTAGGCGCTCTTGTGCGTAGGCTCCCCAAAAAAGCGTTAGAAGCAGGAAAATGGCTCGACTCATAAGGAATCCTAAAAAAAGTAGCGCAAGCCCGCATACATGACGCGGCCTCGATTGGCAAGGATGTTCTCATCCACTTTTTCACCCAGTACATTATTCATCCCTCCAAAGAGCTTGTAGCGCTTGCTTCCTTCAATCGTGTAGTCGATGGAGAG comes from Wolinella succinogenes DSM 1740 and encodes:
- a CDS encoding response regulator transcription factor, producing the protein MKILLLEDDILLNEAITQYLSSAGHSISSVRDGDVCLKILEREAFDLLVFDINVPNIDGLTILATLHEQKKMIPVIFISTLIDIEDISRAFELGCFDYLKKPFHLKELSLRIDRISQAIQVQRKHKRLSASYGFNCENQTLYFNNEPQVLSKRQSQIIEFLAHNRGVVCSYEMFMEDVWSDVEVDVATIRAEINRLKNNLKEDFIINIRRVGYMVKIPR
- a CDS encoding FIST N-terminal domain-containing protein: MKTYNYLYHHGQIDELIDFSLFKEKPNLLIQLFCGQDGSVLSYLTKTLLRHLPQAICIGTTTDGEICEERVTTLQSSISITVFDHTTLKTAFVQEEDSFQGGLKLARDLITSRTKLLILFSDGTHTNAENLLQGIESFDCTIPLCGGMAGDNGKLKQTFISSQNHIFDKGAVGVSLNSDRLKVATDYKFDWKSIGVEHTIQEAKGNRIYKIDGMKPVKFYEKYLGSHVSPIEFPLIVKKNGVKTARAVIARHSDGTLSFAGNLSEGDKVKIGFGDAKSLFRDPIKAMKKLHQIQAQTFFLYSCMARRRYMPDLIRFEVEPFARLAPTAGFFTYSEFFHSQGRNKLLNQTLTAVALSECEEEDSALCVKNLQIKRRSEEASYAQTIESLTHLIQQSARDYDIQSKKLEEQMNYSKNLLASHKQFLHYTVHEMNMPLSVIMANIELHEMELGKSVYLENIEVAAKSIFSLYDDLSYLVRRNQMVYLKRRINLAEYVRTRVDFFAQVASKAKSRFHFQIPDEPLILFFNETKLQRIVDNNLTNAIKYTFENEPIFISISRIKDKACLSITSHSRKIQEPERVFEEYYREEEVQDGFGLGLNLVKKICQEEGVEAMLNSSEQITTFSYQFSLAAQ
- a CDS encoding efflux RND transporter periplasmic adaptor subunit, whose amino-acid sequence is MSYSLAKPWSFPLEEDLPGRVVPWRVAEVRARVEGIVLKRHFEEGAEIKEGQKLFTIDPAPFKLALLRAEGNLAQAEASLQETQSLFRRNETLIQSGAISQQEYEATLAGFKTAQANWLVAKASVETEKLNLEYAEVKAPLSGRIGKALVSEGAFVGRSEATPLAIIRQIDTVYVDFTQPIASWVRFQESIKEELQKTKITLVAEGSNHPMEGEWGFAESAVSQENDRISLRAKFANPEHRLLPGMYVRVRLQNQQNKETLALPQKSIVRHVDGSASVWVIDSDNAVRARLVKTGKMQNGLWQILEGLQEGERVVSVGEGKISEGMQVSPVESMMMTPRP
- a CDS encoding multidrug efflux RND transporter permease subunit; protein product: MSKFFIYRPNFAWVIAIFISLAGILSIPKLPIAQFPVVAPPQISISASYPGASAKMVAETITSIIEEEINGVKNLLYYESSSSSDGSSEVTVTFKSGTDSDLAQVDIQNRLKKAEARLPQVVINQGVQVEQANADFLMMYALNYKEGASGDLVTLSDYAVRNINNEIRRLPGVGRVQFFSSEAAMRVWIDPIKLLGYGLSVSDVTQAIKAQNLQVSAGALGRNPTDGVQEIEAMLNVRGNLENTEEFEKIILKANLDGSTVSLSDVARLEIGNLDYGFSTSLNGKEAIAAAIQLAPGANAIKTAGLVKEKMAQLSAGFPEGIEYSIPYDTSRFVEIAIQKVIQTLLEAIVLVFFVILLFLQNLRYTLIPSIVVPVCLLGTLAVMNALGFSVNMMTMFGMVLAIGILVDDAIVVVENVERIMREERISPKEATLKAMKQVSGAIVGITSVLTAVFLPLGFMEGSVGVIYRQFSLSLAVSILFSGFLALTLTPALCATILKPIKSEGEEEGKKGKFFAGFNKLFAAIGERYAGLNKKNLKRPSRIMLLYVGLIGVLAALYIPLPQSFVPDEDQGYFLVDIQLPAGATTPRTMNATDDVEAYALGRSSMQDVIIVRGFSFSGVGSNAAVAFPVLKDWSERNGMESVENEVMAFGAKFAGYEEANIMAINPPPIEGLGTSGGFSLRLQDRGGIGMEALLQATNDLLAKLSTSPQIAYAYMEGLGDAPRLSLEIDRIKAESLGLSFEVIGDTLSSVFGSSILNDFPYQGRMQRVVVQADAPFRMTPWALEDLYLVSRMGEQVALSSVVHSRWDRAPIQIVRYNGYPSVRITGDASPLHSTGAVMALVEEIIKELPKGIGYEWTGLSLQERESGAQAPRLFALSILVVFLILVVLYESWLLPFSVMLIVPVGAFGAVLAAWIGGMSNDVYFKVGLVTIIGLAAKNAILIVEFAKEIRAEGHSVVESALKAASLRFRPIVMTSMAFILGVLPLVLAQGAGAASQKSIGTGVMGGMLSATLLGVLLVPIFYVWVFSLAEPRAKNQGGEKGHE